From a single Sander vitreus isolate 19-12246 chromosome 2, sanVit1, whole genome shotgun sequence genomic region:
- the septin3 gene encoding neuronal-specific septin-3 translates to MSDIVPPEVRPKPVVPAKPPNVGAPSPSSPFPPQGPGIGGGGGVSLPPSAIPVPIGSHGHSVGHNVGHGVGHGVGHGVGHGAGHVGGHTAAHNGSHGHGDSNSSSGGSTLLGYIGIDTIIEQMRKKTMKTGFDFNIMVVGHSGLGKSTLVNTLFKSQVSRRSAGWARDEKIPKTVDIKAVSHVLEEGGVKMKLTVVDTPGFGDLINNDNCWEPISKYINEQYEKFLKEEVNITRKKRIPDTRVHCCLYFITPTGHSLRPLDIEFMKRLSHSVNIIPVIAKADTMTTEERQEFKQRVRKELEMGGIEFYPQKEFDEDMEDKSDNDKIREAMPFAVVGSDKEYQVNGKRVLGRKTAWGIVEVENPNHCEFAQLRDFLIRSHLQDLKEVTHNIHYETYRAKRLNENGGLHPISSNDTQESNL, encoded by the exons ATGTCAGACATAGTTCCTCCAGAAGTGAGACCCAAACCAGTCGTTCCTGCCAAGCCCCCAAATGTGGGGGCTCCTTCACCCTCCAGCCCCTTCCCACCCCAGGGCCCGGGCATCGGGGGAGGAGGCGGCGTTTCACTTCCTCCAAGTGCCATTCCAGTCCCCATCGGGAGTCACGGTCATAGTGTGGGTCATAATGTCGGCCATGGTGTGGGCCATGGTGTGGGCCATGGTGTGGGCCATGGTGCGGGCCATGTTGGAGGTCACACTGCAGCACACAATGGAAGTCATGGTCATGGAGACTCCAACAGCTCCAGCGGTGGATCCACTTTGCTGGGGTACATTGGTATCGACACTATCATTGAGCAGATGAGGAAGAAGACCATGAAGACGGGCTTTGACTTTAATATCATGGTTGTCG GTCACAGCGGTCTCGGAAAGTCAACTCTGGTGAACACCCTATTCAAGTCCCAGGTGAGCAGGAGGAGCGCAGGATGGGCCCGTGATGAGAAGATCCCCAAAACTGTAGACATCAAAGCGGTGTCTCATG TCCTTGAGGAGGGTGGTGTGAAGATGAAGCTGACAGTTGTCGACACTCCAGGCTTTGGAGACCTAATTAATAACGACAACTG CTGGGAGCCCATTTCCAAGTACATCAATGAGCAGTATGAGAAGTTCCTAAAGGAGGAGGTCAACATCACTAGAAAGAAGCGCATACCTGACACCAGGGTGCACTGCTGTCTCTATTTTATCACCCCAACTGGACACTC TCTTCGGCCACTAGACATCGAGTTCATGAAGCGCTTGAGTCACTCGGTCAACATTATTCCTGTCATTGCAAAGGCAGATACGATGACCACTGAGGAGAGACAGGAGTTCAAACAGCGG GTAAGGAAGGAGCTGGAGATGGGTGGGATTGAGTTTTACCCACAGAAAGAGTTTGATGAGGACATGGAGGACAAGAGCGACAATGACAAGATCAGA GAGGCGATGCCCTTTGCTGTTGTGGGTAGCGACAAAGAATATCAAGTGAATGGCAAACGAGTTCTGGGGAGGAAGACAGCGTGGGGCATCGTAGAAG ttgAAAACCCCAACCATTGTGAGTTTGCTCAGCTGAGAGATTTCCTGATCAG GTCTCACCTCCAGGATTTGAAGGAGGTCACTCACAACATTCACTACGAAACGTATCGTGCCAAGAGACTGAACGAGAACGGGGGTCTCCACCCCATATCCTCCAATGACACCCAAGAAAGCAACCTGTAG